A section of the Candidatus Nitrosacidococcus sp. I8 genome encodes:
- the pdxJ gene encoding pyridoxine 5'-phosphate synthase codes for MKANSIFLGVNIDHIATLRQARGTRYPDPIQGAIESEQAGADSITLHLREDRRHIQERDVALLKDILLTKMNLEMAITDEMLAIAEQYHPEDCCLVPEKREELTTEGGLDVIGQLPRVTEACTRLKEAGIKVSLFIDPDFRQIEAAAQAKAPIIEIHTGHFADAIGEKNRQQEFLKITQAVTRGLELGLQVNAGHGLNYHNVTPIAAIPGIVELNIGHAIISKALFVGIKNAVNEMKMLMKAARL; via the coding sequence GTGAAAGCCAATTCTATTTTTTTAGGCGTTAATATTGATCATATTGCAACCCTACGCCAAGCAAGAGGAACAAGATACCCTGATCCAATACAAGGGGCGATTGAATCAGAGCAAGCGGGTGCAGATAGCATTACGCTACATTTACGAGAGGATCGCCGCCATATCCAAGAGAGAGATGTGGCTTTACTAAAAGATATCCTGCTTACTAAGATGAATTTAGAAATGGCAATCACAGATGAGATGTTAGCAATTGCTGAACAATATCACCCTGAGGATTGTTGTCTTGTTCCCGAAAAAAGAGAAGAGCTTACTACAGAGGGTGGGCTAGATGTGATAGGTCAGTTGCCTCGAGTAACTGAAGCTTGCACTCGTTTAAAAGAGGCTGGAATTAAAGTTTCTTTATTTATTGACCCTGACTTTAGGCAAATTGAAGCAGCGGCTCAAGCTAAAGCACCTATCATTGAAATTCATACTGGGCATTTTGCAGATGCTATAGGAGAAAAAAATCGTCAGCAGGAATTTTTGAAAATCACTCAAGCAGTCACTAGAGGATTGGAGTTAGGGCTACAAGTGAATGCAGGCCATGGATTGAATTATCATAATGTTACTCCCATTGCAGCAATTCCTGGTATTGTGGAATTAAATATTGGTCATGCTATCATTAGTAAAGCACTGTTTGTTGGGATAAAAAATGCTGTCAATGAAATGAAAATGCTAATGAAAGCAGCCCGCTTATGA
- a CDS encoding 4'-phosphopantetheinyl transferase superfamily protein yields MIIGIGTDIIQITRVQSLLECYGNRFAQRILTESEYNEFFLKKKSMLAFLLNGLQLKKQQ; encoded by the coding sequence ATGATTATTGGTATTGGCACTGACATTATACAAATCACTCGGGTTCAATCTCTTCTAGAATGCTATGGGAATCGTTTTGCACAACGAATTTTAACCGAAAGCGAATATAATGAGTTTTTTTTAAAAAAAAAGAGCATGCTCGCTTTCTTGCTAAACGGTTTGCAGCTAAAGAAGCAGCAGTAA
- the cysM gene encoding cysteine synthase CysM has protein sequence MNYPAIDHFIGHTPLVKLQRLFENTNNNTILLKLEGNNPAGSVKDRPAMNMIQQAEKRGEIKRGDTLIEATSGNTGIALAMATAIKGYKMILIMPENMSMERQSIMKAFGAEIILVSQQEGMEGARDLALKMQAEGKGKVLDQFSNEDNPNAHYYSTGPEIWEATKGKITHFVSAMGTTGTIMGVSHFLKEKNTAIKIIGVQPIEGASIPGIRRWSEAYLPKIYNPTAVNEIIDISQQEAEEVTRNLACQEGIFAGISSGGAVAAALRLAKTIHDSTIVTVVCDRGDRYLSTSIFS, from the coding sequence ATGAACTACCCCGCTATAGATCACTTTATTGGTCATACCCCTTTAGTAAAATTACAAAGGCTATTTGAGAATACTAATAACAACACGATTTTACTAAAACTAGAGGGTAATAATCCTGCAGGATCAGTTAAGGATCGCCCGGCAATGAATATGATCCAGCAGGCAGAAAAAAGAGGGGAAATTAAACGTGGAGATACTTTAATTGAAGCTACCAGTGGAAATACTGGAATTGCCCTTGCAATGGCTACAGCAATAAAGGGTTATAAGATGATTCTTATCATGCCAGAAAATATGAGCATGGAGCGTCAATCAATTATGAAAGCTTTTGGGGCTGAAATTATTCTAGTATCTCAACAAGAAGGCATGGAAGGAGCTAGAGATCTTGCATTAAAAATGCAAGCAGAAGGAAAAGGAAAGGTATTAGATCAATTTTCCAATGAGGATAACCCAAATGCCCACTACTATAGTACAGGCCCTGAAATTTGGGAGGCTACAAAAGGTAAAATTACCCATTTTGTAAGTGCTATGGGCACGACAGGAACGATTATGGGTGTTTCTCATTTTTTAAAGGAAAAAAATACAGCAATTAAAATTATTGGAGTTCAGCCAATAGAAGGAGCGAGCATCCCTGGAATTCGCCGCTGGTCAGAAGCCTATTTACCCAAGATTTATAACCCTACTGCAGTTAATGAAATTATTGATATATCTCAGCAAGAAGCAGAGGAAGTTACTCGAAATCTTGCTTGCCAAGAAGGAATTTTTGCTGGTATTTCTTCAGGTGGTGCAGTTGCAGCAGCACTACGTTTAGCTAAAACAATACATGATAGTACTATTGTGACTGTAGTTTGCGATCGAGGGGACCGCTATCTTTCTACGTCTATTTTTTCCTAG
- the ribE gene encoding 6,7-dimethyl-8-ribityllumazine synthase, whose product MKDAIKTIVGSYSAEDLRVGIVAAQFNEFIVTNLLNSAIDTLLRHGGNPQNITVVRVPGAFELPLGIQALAKQGAFDAIIALGVVIRGSTPHFDYVAGECSKGISKLSLQYSLPIGFGVLTVNTIEQAIERAGTKAGNKGADAVISAIEMASVLRQINNA is encoded by the coding sequence ATGAAAGATGCTATAAAAACAATTGTGGGCAGCTACTCAGCAGAAGATCTACGAGTGGGCATTGTTGCTGCACAGTTCAATGAGTTTATTGTAACAAATTTACTGAATAGTGCTATTGACACTTTACTTCGTCATGGAGGCAATCCTCAGAATATCACCGTAGTTAGAGTTCCTGGTGCATTTGAGCTTCCATTAGGAATACAAGCATTAGCTAAACAGGGAGCGTTTGATGCGATCATTGCTTTAGGGGTAGTCATTAGGGGTTCTACTCCCCATTTTGATTACGTAGCAGGAGAGTGTAGCAAAGGAATAAGCAAATTATCATTGCAGTACAGCTTACCAATAGGGTTTGGTGTATTGACGGTGAATACTATTGAGCAAGCCATTGAGAGGGCAGGAACTAAAGCTGGAAATAAAGGTGCAGATGCAGTGATTTCT